From Vitis vinifera cultivar Pinot Noir 40024 chromosome 3, ASM3070453v1, the proteins below share one genomic window:
- the LOC100264709 gene encoding methylthioribose kinase, with protein sequence MTSSGFRPLDDKSLVEYIKATPALFSKLANQLHGLQIKEVGDGNLNFVYVVISSAGSFVIKQALPYIRSIGESWPMTKDRAYFEATALREQRRWCSNHVPEVYHFDREMAVIGMRYLEPPHIILRKGLIAGIEYPLLAEHMSEFMARTLFFTSLLYHDTTEHKRAVAEFCGNVELCRHTGQVVFSDPYKVSQYNWWTSPYLDRDAEAVREDNILKLEVAELKSMFCERSQALVHGDLHTGSVMVTPDSTQVIDPEFGFYGPMGFDIGAFLGNLILAYFAQDGHDDQVNDRKTYKKWILKTIEQTWNFFHKKFTALWNEHRNGSGEAYLPEIYNNPELQLLTQKKYMQDLLHDTLGFGAAKMIRRIVGVAHVEDFESIVDASKRANCERQALVFAKMLLKERRKFQAITEVVSAIQQEQS encoded by the exons TCTCGTAGAGTACATAAAGGCCACGCCTGCTCTCTTCTCCAAGCTTGCAAACCAGCTCCATGGATTGCAGATCAAAGAAGTGGGCGACGGCAATCTCAACTTCGTCTACGTCGTCATCTCTTCCGCCGGCTCCTTCGTCATCAAACAG GCGTTGCCGTACATACGTAGTATAGGGGAATCGTGGCCGATGACGAAGGACCGGGCGTATTTTGAAGCGACGGCTTTGAGAGAGCAGCGTCGCTGGTGCTCCAATCATGTGCCGGAGGTTTATCATTTTGATAGGGAAATGGCTGTAATCGGTATGAGGTACTTGGAGCCTCCGCATATAATTCTTAGAAAGGGCCTGATTGCTGGAATTGAGTACCCGTTGCTTGCAGAACACATGTCGGAGTTCATGGCGAGGACTCTTTTCTTCACATCTCTTCTATACCATGACACAACAGAGCACAAACGTGCAG TTGCTGAATTTTGTGGAAATGTGGAGTTATGTCGGCACACTGGGCAAGTTGTTTTCTCTGATCCATACAAAGTATCTCAGTATAATTGGTGGACTTCCCCTTATCTTGACCGTGATGCCGAGGCAGTTCGAGAGGATAACATTTTGAAGCTTGAAGTTGCTGAGTTGAAATCTAT GTTCTGTGAGAGATCGCAAGCCCTAGTACATGGAGATCTTCATACTGGTTCAGTTATGGTTACCCCTGATTCGACTCAAGTTATAGATCCAGAATTTGGCTTTTATGGACCAATGGGGTTTGATATAGGCGCTTTTTTAGGAAACTTGATTTTGGCATACTTTGCACAAGATGGGCATGATGATCAAGTGAATGATAGAAAA acatataaaaaatggattttgaagACAATAGAACAGACTTGGaattttttccacaaaaaattTACTGCATTATGGAATGAACACAGGAATGGCTCTGGTGAGGCGTATCTTCCAGAAATTTATAATAACCCTGAACTTCAGCTTCTTACACAAAAGAAATACATGCAAGATTTGTTGCATGACACCCTCGGATTTGGTGCTGCCAAAATGATAAG GAGAATTGTTGGTGTAGCACATGTTGAGGATTTTGAATCAATTGTTGATGCTAGCAAGCGAGCTAACTGTGAGAGACAGGCACTTGTATTTGCAAAGATGCTTTTGAAGGAAAGGAGAAAATTTCAGGCTATCACTGAAGTTGTTTCAGCCATTCAGCAAGAACAATCATGA
- the LOC100259535 gene encoding uncharacterized protein LOC100259535, whose amino-acid sequence MAYNHMFLLSSLVVLAALHGIHAVEYVVTNNAENSTGGVRFNNDIGIEYSRQTLVSATEFIWRLFQQNTPADRKDVQRVTLIIENTDGIAYAENDEIHVNANYIKEYSGDLKGEFTGVLYHEMTHIWQWNGNGQTPGGLIEGIADFVRLKANYIPSHWVQPGQGDRWDQGYDVTARFLDYCNSLRNGFVAELNKKMRSGYSADFFVELLRNNVDQLWTDYKAKYGN is encoded by the coding sequence GGCTTATAACCATATGTTCCTTCTCTCTTCCTTGGTAGTTTTAGCAGCCCTGCATGGAATCCATGCAGTTGAATATGTTGTCACCAACAATGCGGAAAACAGCACAGGCGGTGTCCGATTCAACAATGATATTGGAATTGAATACAGCAGGCAGACACTAGTATCTGCCACTGAGTTCATATGGAGGCTCTTCCAACAGAACACTCCTGCAGACAGAAAAGATGTGCAGAGAGTAACTCTGATAATTGAAAACACGGATGGAATCGCATATGCTGAAAACGATGAGATTCACGTCAATGCCAACTACATCAAAGAATACTCAGGTGATCTGAAGGGGGAGTTCACTGGAGTGCTTTACCATGAGATGACACACATTTGGCAGTGGAATGGTAATGGACAGACTCCTGGAGGACTAATAGAAGGAATTGCAGATTTTGTGAGGTTAAAGGCTAACTACATCCCCAGCCACTGGGTGCAACCTGGGCAAGGTGACCGCTGGGACCAGGGCTATGATGTGACTGCTCGGTTTCTGGATTACTGCAACAGCCTTAGAAATGGGTTTGTAGCAGAACTCAACAAGAAGATGAGAAGTGGGTACAGTGCAGACTTCTTTGTGGAGCTTCTGAGGAACAACGTTGATCAGCTCTGGACCGACTATAAGGCCAAGTACGGAAACTAG